A window from Primulina huaijiensis isolate GDHJ02 chromosome 11, ASM1229523v2, whole genome shotgun sequence encodes these proteins:
- the LOC140988347 gene encoding uncharacterized protein has protein sequence MRFSHKGKLAPRYIGLYVIVERIGTLAYRLDLPHSWSLIYNVFHVSMLRKYEPDPSHILNVEDVKLDSSLSYVEHPVQILDRKAVLVQWSRHGREESTWELEAKRRQE, from the coding sequence ATGAGATTTAGTCATAAAGGGAAGTTAGCTCCGCGTTATATTGGTCTGTATGTGATCGTTGAGAGGATTGGCACGTTGGCTTATCGTTTGGATTTGCCACATAGTTGGTCTTTGATATataatgtgtttcatgtatcaatgttgcggaagtatgagCCAGATCCGTCTCATATCTTGAATGTCGAGGATGTGAAGTTGGACAGTTCCCTTAGCTATGTTGAACATCCAGTGCAAATTTTGGACCGCAAGGCCGTCTTGGTACAATGGAGTAGACATGGAAGAGAAGAATCTACGTGGGAATTAGAGGCAAAGAGGCGACAAGAATGA